Proteins encoded by one window of Aphidius gifuensis isolate YNYX2018 linkage group LG2, ASM1490517v1, whole genome shotgun sequence:
- the LOC122848333 gene encoding uridine-cytidine kinase-like 1, which yields MSQKILKMPRIKTLDLPISTIDKINNDVCLDKNDNYFMENKVTDNDDHQLDKLTTPSSDQMICSKSRTIYTAGKKNKANISNQRTEPFIIGICGGSASGKTTVATKIIESLDVSYITLLSMDSFYKVLNEKERKSAERTEYNFDVPDAFDFDLLKETLYKLKKRQMVHVPVYNFITHNRENRSKTVYGANVIILEGILTFHDKDILNMCDMKVFVDTDADLRLARRITRDILHRGRDLEDVLKQYETMVKPSYTYYIAPLMSHADIIVPRGGENEVAIELISGLAKKHILN from the exons ATGtcgcaaaaaattttaaaaatgcctAGAATAAAAACCTTAGATCTTCCAATTTCAACAATTGACAAAAT aaacaaTGATGTCTGCTtggataaaaatgataattattttatggaaaataaaGTTACTGACAATGATGATCATCAACTAGATAAATTAACAACTCCGTCATCTGATCAAATGATTTGTAGTAAATCGAGAACAATTTACAcagctggaaaaaaaaataaagccaaCATATCTAACCAAAGAACTGAGCCTTTCATTattg gtATATGTGGTGGTAGTGCATCTGGTAAAACAACAGTTGCAACAAAAATCATTGAGTCTCTTGATGTTTCCTATATCACACTTCTAAGTATGGATTCATTTTAcaaa gttttgaatgaaaaagaaCGTAAATCAGCAGAACGTacagaatataattttgatgtacCAGATGCATTTGATTTTGATTTGTTAAAAgaaacattatataaattaaaaaaaagacaaatggTTCATGTAccagtttataattttataacacaCAACAGAGAAAACAGATCT aaaacaGTGTATGGTGCAAATGTGATAATCTTGGAAGGTATTTTGACATTTCATGATAAGGACATATTAAat atGTGTGATATGAAAGTATTTGTTGATACTGATGCTGATTTACGACTTGCTCGTCGTATTACACGAGACATATTACATAGAGGAAGAGATTTAGAAGATGTACTTAAACAATATGAAACAATGGTAAAACCATCGTACACTTATTATATTGCACCATTAATGAGTCATGCCGATATTATTGTACCAAGAGGTGGTGAAAATGAAGTTgctattgaattaatttctgGCTTagcaaaaaaacatatattgaattaa
- the LOC122848334 gene encoding uncharacterized protein LOC122848334 yields the protein MSGIVNGAVGHIVGVGIQVAVGGIPISPNAEKALDLMRNVGLPVPAKNWFTPKNDKKLNSDNKNNVENEILEIYDNAAADIRQVVKCLSPAMAEIKQAIKNRSKSAEPILEKSKSSAVFYSSSQQHVSPCNNNYYYSSQVEREKSMKSYEEKFKPVKKCPVHDQTNESSKQSKEKRNCSKSTTQKICSKVSKQKKLTQVQLKNCSKCGVHVDVVKMLGMLICGHYLCPDCIPKNNFTHCPICKIVLVEKKK from the exons ATGTCGGGAATTGTGAATGGAGCTGTTGGACATATTGTTGGTGTTGGAATTCAAGTTGCAGTTGGTGGAATTCCAATATCACCAAATGCTGAAAAAGCACTTGATCTAATGAGAAATGTTGGTTTACCTGTACCAGCTAAAAATTGGTTTAcaccaaaaaatgataaaaaattaaattcagataataaaaataatgttgaaaatgaaatattagaaatttatgataatgCTGCTGCTGATATTCGTCAAGTTGTCAAGTGTCTGTCTCCAGCAATGGCTGAAATTAAACAAGCCATTAAAAATAGAAGCAAATCAGCTGAGccaattttagaaaaatctAAAAGTTCTGcagttttttattcatcatcacAGCAGCATGTATCaccatgtaataataattattattactcatCTCAAGTTGAACgtgaaaaatcaatgaaaagttATGAGGAAAAATTCAAGCCAGTTAAAAAATGTCCAGTACATGATCAG ACAAATGAATCATCAAAACAATCAAAGGAAAAACGAAATTGCTCAAAATCAACAACTCAAAAAATATGCAGCAAGGTAtccaagcaaaaaaaattaactcaagttcaattgaaaaattgctCAAAATGTGGTGTTCatgttgatgttgttaaaATGTTGGGAATGTTGATTTGTGGACATTATCTTTGTCCTGATTGTAttcctaaaaataattttacacatTGTCCAATATGTAAGATAGTATtggttgagaaaaaaaaataa
- the LOC122848336 gene encoding probable serine/threonine-protein kinase DDB_G0282963 — translation MAYVNVAEWKTEQICEWLKGLDNSVLPYVHSFTNNKVNGQQLLSLRPEDLEQLGVIKFGHQEILLEAVEYLRNFHYELDRENLQLLALRLSCQSHSLYNELSKQNDSKPVTTQTLSDVVGVVNAVKPLVRWLDRPPFSGQLEYNDKKTQLLKLSIEMSMCAQRDRFADKPIEEIRTTCEELGNLADYIIQDIADPMILQPSSLDLATLKKRPGDDLGFYILPSFHGTHQIAEIKFGSVAHQCGKMEEGDEIVQVNYQTVVGWERKNVLELFNESPAEVLLTLKRRPRHTKVYGQIYIKPYRLPSNKKTPYATRWQHNLPSPRPEFLTIPDFTMPLPRHIPKDPTPEPKSIINTVDMLDTIATDNSSDSDSEVEQPLSIRLYASKPRSLVQRRATITGASPITKSSIDIEEFWRELKQEHNTTFHLRDKAASCAHGLDNVQSSNIRPQTCLGIEQTKRNNNINNNNNNKYEGDKKVVKFNDKITEVLQDDNNDKIKNETTTTTSTKTDELNNLNVSKNNDDDASECIDNTDDEIISNNNNNMVNINDKNNNDKSCDNSTVPLNKSNDSNVDDIDNNNLNNEINNSLRCRKERGKLDKSHSTPAYDLTDTIPVEIIDISQNIIKVNNNNNNNINYNCSSSINKIVKTDIINIKNNDNILLNDDKKNENGNVAQKINNIEDKYREMNNKTLINNDIFNDNDDKNNKVNEINEINDIDIHKDHCNDDSSFIDTNSSTKDDDLSISNENYEMDKLSDICGLSRESSEEKSESTSSYMEGIYSSSSETDAPLVKFKNVNSISLTENNNTSSNNTTVDIKNNSSNELNLNNDEILKINSPSTSISSVSSSLLQLNKKTLLDKESSDSSDTKITICLPIEEKNEPKKLDIIKLRSTPPEPPPRKYFNKPSPLNLNINIPPEPPERPKIPDRNEIKKDVRKIQNDNNNYTVTINNNRDCFDGYRDFVEKSLDFIDEPGTPINDKKTSSSSTTTIDNFGYAEINENNLKEDNKIDNKYDRFGTGNYIQNQTEMSNHRTIDLTDGAGCSRQIQNEKSRTLEKDKHNDKGVVNRAMMVARSIGLHTSSKISTSSSSSASPRSSRKRNIILAKRRNVSVKDIGQGDLEGWLTYRSRGAGGAWARSWFILKGSLLYRFKNHDSIKSDCLIALPGFTASQADEVKSRKYSFKVYHTGTVFYFAADTDDSLILWLDFINKATLGADSNNRTSGLFSETDESDSESTTKSTIKTTSEKAFGSLKKLGRKDSGINKEHDIGGASLDRKYLRFLGAKTQNVPVPTAQFRSYRRVLPSSSSSSSSTPNRKPDNSTNSPDLRVTVAGSTFYGLTSSHSATDVPTTSQDMGDYRQTTDRSQSSRSRRPDDLRGFVTLEEFMLSHQSEDRQAALNNAASSSPRQQHQQQQQRNTSLNNDHINMNYRQLDVDNNNGVVYGHSRGFSNDFSNNGMIYGHPRNGEETLPTNNRQQLNLSSSLSSSSGYGFPRTPDDRTTQDHRFVESIYGNRSDSDTNSLTRNDNHSNSNNTNDNKYDRSIPSPRKPWESTTTYTRRIQEGAVYYPPKQNDTSSSSSSTTTYGKQEARSRLAELSQSRDPHGLAAKIYSRVDNKNDNNSNNNNPQSLTRRFIRDNGYSGSSGDLTCCSKSDTLQRARNEATVCRKGSFNLNDRKNDYNNSPKKTIIDKQTNWIDSLRRNNNNDKKTITSLQKSRLKTVAQYQPPPIPLSPFEQDGMRAAFEMHLDNNKNDNNVPHKTSRLKSLFSSNKSPQKLNNFDYPKDTQKTLLGSPRLHRALFRDKNNTSTKQQQQQQQYQQSIIGRSGSQSPGDSGISQSISSYSGISQSHTLSHSFSSVSSVSDWSPDGISMNSGKYTMAHQVCQKRPSNASVRSLMNPPTLPYIPPPTSPPPPDDYPGLEYPPIFEPGTYSLSDTSLLRKKEQKNIDDNDDDDGGHNNH, via the exons ATGGCGTATGTCAATGTTGCCGAATGGAAAACTGAACAAATTTGTGAATGGTTAAAag gTCTTGATAATTCAGTTCTTCCTTATGTGCATAGTTTTACAAATAACAAAGTTAATGGACAACAATTATTGAGTTTACGACCAGAGGATTTAGAACAACTTGGTGTTATTAAATTTGGTCATCAAGAAATATTACTTGAAGCTGTTGAATATTTAcgtaattttcattatgaatTAGATcgtgaaaatttacaattattagcatTACGTTTATCATGTCAATCACATAGTTTATataatgaattatcaaaacaaaatgattCAAAACCAGTTACAACACAAACATTATCtgatgttgttggtgttgttaatGCTGTTAAACCTCTTGTTAGATGGCTTGATAGACCACCATTTAGTGGACAATTAGaatacaatgataaaaaaacacaattattaaaattatcaattgaaatgTCAATGTGTGCACAGAGAGATAGATTTGCTGATAAACCAATTGAAGAAATACGTACAACATGTGAAGAATTGGGTAATTTAGctgattatattattcaagatATTGCTGATCCAATGATATTACAACCATCAAGTTTGGACCTagcaacattaaaaaaacgtCCTGGTGATGATTTg ggtttttatatattgccTTCTTTTCATGGTACTCATCAAATTgctgaaataaaatttggCTCAGTTGCTCATCAGTGTGGTAAAATGGAAGAAGGTGATGAAATTGTtcag gtTAATTATCAAACAGTTGTTGGATgggaaagaaaaaatgtacttgaattatttaatgaaagtCCAGCTGAAGTATTATTGACACTTAAACGTCGTCCAAgacatacaaaagtttatgGACAAATTTACATAAAACCATATAGATTaccaagtaataaaaaaactccATATGCTACAAGATGGCAACATAATTTACCATCACCAAGACcagaatttttaacaattccAGATTTTACAATGCCATTACCAAG acATATACCAAAAGATCCAACACCAGAACCAAAATCTATAATAAACACAGTTGATATGTTGGATACAATTGCAACAGATA ATAGTAGTGATTCAGATAGTGAAGTTGAACAACCATTATCAATACGTTTATATGCATCAAAACCACGTAGTCTTGTACAACGTCGTGCAACAATAACTGGTGCAAGTCCAATAACTAAAAGTTCAATTGACATTGAAGAATTTTGGCGTGAGTTAAAACAAGAACACAATACAACATTTCATTTACGTGATAAAGCAGCATCCTGTGCACATGGATTAGATAATGTACAATCGTCAAATATACGTCCACAAACATGCCTAGGAATTGAACAAACaaaacgtaataataatattaataataataataataataaatatgaaggtgataaaaaagttgttaaatttaatgataaaataacagaAGTGTTacaagatgataataatgataaaattaaaaatgaaacaacaacaacaacatcaacaaaaactgatgaattaaataatttaaatgtcagtaaaaataatgatgatgatgccaGTGAATGCATTGATAATACTGACGATGAAATtatcagtaataataataataatatggttaatattaatgataaaaataataacgacaAAAGTTGTGATAATAGTACAGTGCCTTTGAATAAATCCAATGATAgtaatgttgatgatattgataataataatttaaataatgagataaataattcattacgTTGTCGTAAAGAACGTGGTAAATTGGATAAAAGTCACAGTACACCAGCATATGATTTAACAGATACAATACcagttgaaataattgatatatcacaaaatataataaaagtaaataataataataataataatataaattataattgttcatctagtattaataaaattgtcaagactgatattattaatattaaaaataatgataatatattattaaatgatgataaaaaaaatgaaaatggtaATGTagctcaaaaaattaataatattgaagataaatatcgtgaaatgaataataaaacattaataaataatgatatatttaatgataatgatgataaaaataataaagttaatgaaattaatgaaattaatgatattgatataCATAAAGATCATTGTAATGATGAttcatcatttattgataCAAATAGTAGTACAAAAGATGATGATTTAAgtatatcaaatgaaaattatgaaatggATAAGTTGTCAGATATATGTGGTTTGAGTCGTGAAAGTAGTGAAGAAAAATCAGAGTCAACAAGTAGTTATATGGAGGGAATATACAGTAGTAGTAGTGAAACTGACGCGCCTTTggtgaaatttaaaaatgttaacaGTATTTCGCTGACTGAGAATAATAAcacatcatcaaataatacaacagttgatataaaaaataattcaagcaatgaattaaatttaaataatgatgaaattttaaaaattaattcaccatcaacatcaatatcatcagtgtcatcatcattattacaattaaataaaaaaacattattggACAAAGAGTCAAGTGATTCATCagatacaaaaataacaatttgtttgccaattgaagaaaaaaatgagccaaaaaaattagatataatTAAGTTACGTTCAACACCACCAGAACCTCCACcacgtaaatattttaataaaccatcaccattaaatttaaatataaatataccacCAGAACCACCAGAAAGACCAAAAATACCAGAtagaaatgaaattaaaaaagacgttcgtaaaatacaaaatgataataataattatacagtgacaattaataataatcgtgATTGTTTTGATGGTTATCgtgattttgttgaaaaatcattagattttattgatgaacCAGGCACaccaattaatgataaaaaaacatcatcatcatcaacaacgacaattgataattttggttatgctgaaataaatgaaaataatttaaaagaagataataaaattgataataaatatgatagaTTTGGAACAggaaattatatacaaaatcaaaCGGAAATGTCAAATCACCGTACAATTGATTTAACTGATGGTGCTGGTTGTTCACGtcaaatacaaaatgaaaaatcacgtACACTTGAAAAAGATAAACACAATGATAAAGGTGTTGTTAATCGTGCAATGATGGTTGCAAGAAGTATTGGTTTACATACaagttcaaaaatatcaacatcatcatcatcatcagcaagtCCAAGAAGTAGTAGAAAacgtaatataatattagctAAACGTAGAAATGTATCTGTTAAAGATATTGGACAAGGTGATTTAGAAGGTTGGCTAACATATCGTAGTCGTGGTGCTGGTGGTGCATGGGCGCGATCATGGTTCATATTAAAAGgatcattattatatagatttaaaaatcatgattCAATAAAATCTGATTGTTTAATAGCATTACCTGGTTTTACAGCATCACAAGCTGATGAAGTTAAATCAcgtaaatattcatttaaagtATATCATACTGgtactgttttttattttgctgcTGATACTGatgattcattaatattatggctagattttataaataaagcaaCACTTGGTGCTGATAGTAATAATCGTACAAGTGGTTTATTTAGTGAAACAGATGAAAGTGATAGTGAAAGTACAACTAAAAGTACTATTAAAACAACATCTGAAAAAGCATTTGgttcattaaaaaaacttggaaGAAAAGATTCTGGTATTAATAAAGAACATGATATTGGTGGTGCTAGTTTggatagaaaatatttaagattTTTAGGTGCAAAAACACAAAATGTACCTGTACCAACAGCACAATTTCGTAGTTATAGAAGAGTATTaccatcttcatcatcatcatcgtcatcaacACCAAACAGGAAACCagataattcaacaaattcaCCGGATTTACGGGTGACTGTTGCCGGAAGTACATTTTATGGTTTGACATCATCACACAGTGCAACTGATGTGCCAACAACTAGTCAAGACATGGGTGATTATCGTCAAACAACAGACAG ATCGCAGTCAAGTCGGAGTCGTCGACCTGATGATCTACGTGGTTTTGTAACACTCGAAGAATTTATGCTATCTCATCAAAGTGAAGATCGTCAAGCTGCATTAAACAAtgcagcatcatcatcacctcgtcaacaacatcaacagcaacaacaacgtAATACATCTTTAAATAATGATCATATTAATATGAATTATCGTCAacttgatgttgataataacaACGGTGTTGTTTATGGTCATTCACGTGGTTTTagtaatgatttttcaaacaatGGTATGATTTATGGACACCCAAGAAATGGTGAAGAAACATTACCAACTAATAATcgtcaacaattaaatttatcatcatcattatcatcatcatcgggTTATGGTTTTCCAAGAACACCCGATGATAGAACAACCCAAGATCATCGTTTTGTTGAATCAATATATGGTAATCGTAGTGATTCAGATACAAATTCATTAACAAGAAATGATAATcatagtaatagtaataatacaaatgataataaatatgatagaTCAATACCATCACCACGTAAACCATGggaatcaacaacaacatataCAAGAAGAATTCAAGAAGGTGCTGTTTATTATCCACCAAAACAAAAtgatacatcatcatcatcgtcttcaacaacaacatatgGAAAACAAGAAGCACGCTCAAGACTTGCTGAATTATCACAGTCACGTGATCCACATGGTTTAGctgcaaaaatatattcacgtgttgataataaaaatgataataatagtaataataataatccacaATCATTAACACGTAGATTTATACGTGACAATGGTTATTCTGGTTCAAGTGGTGATTTAACATGTTGTAGTAAATCAGATACATTACAACGTGCTAGAAATGAAGCAACTGTTTGTCGTAAAggtagttttaatttaaatgatcgtaaaaatgattataataattcaccaaaaaaaacaataattgataaacaaacaaattggATTGATTCATTAAgacgtaataataataatgataaaaaaacaataacatcatTACAAAAATCACGTTTAAAAACAGTTGCACAATATCAACCACCACCAATACCATTATCACCATTTGAACAAGATGGTATGAGAGCTGCATTTGAAATGcatttagataataataaaaatgataataatgtacCACATAAAACATCGCgattaaaaagtttatttagtAGTAATAAAAGtccacaaaaattaaataattttgattatccAAAAGATAcacaaaaaacattattaggATCACCACGTTTACATCGTGCATTATttagagataaaaataatacaagtacaaaacaacaacaacaacagcaacaatatCAACAATCAATTATTGGTAGATCTGGTAGTCAAAGTCCTGGTGACAGTGGTATTAGTCAATCTATAAGTTCATACAGTGGTATAAGTCAATCACATACATTGAGTCATAGTTTTAGTTCAGTTAGTTCAGTTAGTGATTGGAGTCCAGATGGTATATCAATGAATTCTGGTAAATATACAATGGCACATCAAGTATGTCAAAAAAGACCATCAAATGCATCTGTTAGAAGTTTAATGAATCCACCAACTTTACCATATATACCACCACcaacatcaccaccaccaccagatGATTATCCTGGACTTGAGTATCCACCAATTTTTGAACCTGGTACTTATTCACTATCTGATACATCACTTTTAcgtaaaaaagaacaaaaaaatattgatgataatgatgatgatgatggtggtcataataatcat